A region from the Parabacteroides sp. FAFU027 genome encodes:
- a CDS encoding sensor histidine kinase, which translates to MNLKQRFAIYFSILFSTILGIVLIVIFSLFSDYRNDQFRMRLEQKVFSTVKLLVNAKLPPRQMMRILDQNPIDKLYNEKLLVFNHEGVLVYSNMGYAPVDWSQKDIEYLKSHKSFYRHQDKIDFYGYFHDSRNREKDYFVLISAEDKYAHRQMAYLGYVLLGAFIFGTLSVMGLSYYVSVRSFSTLDKFKDRIAEISGKKMDVRLEDSGKNDEVNALAKSFNQMMDRIDVAYKQQKEFTDNASHELRTPVARILMQLHNLLLQEQHSPNTVKYLHSIQEDATQMADIISSLLLLSRIDKKRASGFLPPCRIDEAIFEAMQVTQKTFPDYRIQFDIDSDETIDADFEIRGDMNLLKIVFTNLLKNAYLYSADKQVNILLRQEPENIKVIVTNNGKTLSETEQQNLYKAFARGSNARKTDGTGLGLRIVERILHHHDARISYDVPQDGLNRFTLTFKV; encoded by the coding sequence ATGAATCTCAAGCAGCGCTTTGCGATCTATTTCAGCATCTTGTTTTCAACGATTCTGGGCATAGTGCTGATTGTCATTTTCTCACTCTTTTCTGATTACCGGAATGACCAGTTTCGGATGCGATTGGAACAGAAAGTCTTTTCTACCGTCAAACTACTGGTCAATGCGAAGCTGCCTCCCCGGCAGATGATGCGCATTCTCGACCAGAACCCGATCGACAAGCTCTACAACGAAAAACTCCTGGTATTTAACCATGAGGGGGTATTGGTGTACAGTAACATGGGATATGCTCCTGTTGACTGGAGCCAGAAGGATATCGAATACCTCAAGTCACATAAATCATTTTACCGTCACCAGGATAAAATTGATTTCTATGGATATTTCCACGACTCAAGAAACCGTGAGAAGGACTACTTTGTCCTGATTTCGGCAGAAGATAAATACGCTCACCGGCAGATGGCCTATCTCGGATATGTCCTTTTGGGCGCTTTTATCTTTGGCACTTTGTCGGTAATGGGCTTGTCTTATTACGTTAGTGTGCGAAGTTTTTCTACTTTGGATAAATTCAAAGACCGGATTGCTGAAATTTCAGGAAAGAAGATGGACGTGCGTCTGGAAGATTCAGGAAAAAACGATGAGGTTAATGCTTTGGCCAAGTCTTTTAACCAGATGATGGACCGTATCGATGTGGCTTACAAACAGCAGAAGGAATTTACCGATAATGCCTCCCACGAGCTGCGAACGCCGGTGGCACGTATCCTCATGCAGTTGCATAACCTCCTTTTGCAGGAACAACACAGCCCCAATACAGTAAAATATCTTCATAGCATACAGGAAGATGCGACGCAGATGGCTGATATCATTTCCTCGTTGTTGCTGTTGTCACGGATTGATAAGAAAAGGGCTTCCGGCTTTTTACCACCGTGTCGCATCGACGAAGCGATTTTCGAGGCAATGCAAGTGACGCAGAAAACTTTTCCGGATTACCGCATTCAGTTTGATATTGATAGTGACGAAACGATAGATGCAGATTTTGAAATTCGGGGAGATATGAATCTGCTGAAGATTGTATTTACCAATCTGCTGAAAAATGCTTACCTCTACTCCGCCGACAAACAGGTGAATATTCTGCTCAGGCAGGAACCTGAAAATATTAAAGTCATTGTGACGAATAATGGCAAAACGCTTTCCGAAACAGAACAACAGAACCTCTACAAGGCTTTTGCCCGTGGCAGCAATGCTCGCAAAACAGACGGAACCGGCCTTGGGTTACGCATTGTGGAACGTATCCTGCATCATCATGATGCCCGGATTTCCTATGATGTACCGCAGGATGGGTTAAATCGTTTTACGCTGACGTTTAAGGTGTAG
- a CDS encoding response regulator transcription factor — protein MKVLLLEDDFKLSSEVRVFLEEKKMECDAVYDGNLFMKQFRQAEYDLLILDINVPGINGMEVCAQVRQVNKVTPIIMLTAFGEIEDKVDAFNRGADDYLVKPFHFDELFIRIQSLMRRQLQPQNADEIIKIENLEINLSEKKVYRDSNEISLSPKEYQLLVLLAGANGRTVSKQTISESVWDINFETGTNTIEVYINFLRKKIDRDFSPKLIHTRPGFGYYLKSEE, from the coding sequence ATGAAAGTATTACTCCTCGAAGACGATTTCAAGCTATCTTCTGAAGTCCGTGTATTTTTGGAAGAAAAGAAAATGGAATGCGATGCCGTGTATGATGGCAACTTGTTTATGAAACAGTTTCGCCAGGCTGAATACGATCTGTTGATACTCGACATCAATGTGCCGGGGATTAATGGGATGGAGGTCTGTGCTCAGGTTCGTCAGGTCAATAAAGTGACCCCCATCATCATGCTTACCGCCTTTGGCGAGATCGAGGATAAAGTAGATGCTTTCAACCGCGGAGCCGATGATTATCTGGTGAAACCCTTTCATTTTGATGAGCTGTTTATCCGCATCCAGTCGCTGATGCGTCGTCAACTTCAGCCGCAGAATGCTGATGAAATAATTAAGATTGAAAATCTCGAAATCAATCTTTCAGAGAAGAAAGTTTACCGTGATAGTAATGAAATTTCCCTTTCTCCAAAGGAATATCAGCTATTAGTCCTTTTGGCAGGAGCCAATGGGCGTACGGTTTCCAAGCAGACCATTTCCGAGTCGGTTTGGGATATTAACTTTGAAACCGGAACCAATACCATCGAAGTCTATATCAATTTCCTCCGGAAGAAGATTGACCGCGATTTTTCTCCTAAATTAATCCATACCCGTCCCGGATTTGGATATTACCTTAAATCAGAAGAATAA